From a single Maritimibacter sp. DP1N21-5 genomic region:
- a CDS encoding RND transporter, with translation MHFIDKLPWSTVLILCATIGLAPFAPPHVWEKLQMLVAGDLVAPIDIFDLAMHGAPWLLAAAKGLRTLQAGRA, from the coding sequence ATGCATTTCATCGACAAGCTCCCTTGGAGCACCGTTCTGATCCTCTGCGCGACCATCGGGCTCGCGCCTTTTGCGCCGCCGCATGTCTGGGAGAAGCTCCAGATGCTCGTCGCGGGCGATCTGGTGGCGCCGATCGACATCTTCGATCTCGCCATGCATGGGGCACCTTGGCTTCTGGCGGCGGCAAAAGGCCTGCGTACGCTTCAGGCGGGTAGGGCGTAA
- a CDS encoding glycosyltransferase family 2 protein yields MQTTAAAVTMVRDDAFFLERWVAHYGGLFGRENCYVINHGGGEVVARVAEGCNVMAIPGTTEKFDMRRWRLLNNLVGGLRQYFKYVVVGDVDEYVVTDPQSRMNLLEFLERAPARKVLTPLGLEVMHRVNEEVDPITGPILGPRRYARVTYHYSKPCVVGAPVKLSRGGHFASFKELFTPDALYLFHMKYCDLEQYGGVMDRRNVAVASSGIKKGETGIGGHWFPDERGEDEAIFRAILSKPVVRGFEMSQYRKKMHDGWSKRGEELWQFPRGEFEHLHELPERFFGLV; encoded by the coding sequence ATGCAGACGACAGCCGCCGCGGTCACCATGGTGCGCGACGACGCGTTCTTCCTCGAACGCTGGGTGGCGCATTACGGCGGCCTGTTCGGTCGCGAGAACTGCTATGTCATCAACCACGGCGGCGGCGAGGTCGTGGCCCGCGTGGCCGAGGGCTGCAATGTCATGGCCATTCCCGGCACCACCGAGAAATTCGACATGCGGCGCTGGCGGCTTCTGAACAACCTCGTTGGCGGTCTCAGGCAGTACTTCAAATATGTGGTCGTGGGCGATGTGGACGAATATGTCGTCACCGACCCGCAGAGCAGGATGAACCTGCTCGAGTTCCTCGAGCGCGCGCCCGCGCGCAAGGTGCTCACGCCACTTGGCCTCGAGGTCATGCACCGGGTGAATGAGGAGGTCGATCCGATAACCGGCCCGATTTTGGGTCCGCGTCGCTATGCTCGGGTGACCTACCATTACTCGAAACCCTGCGTGGTCGGTGCGCCGGTGAAGCTGTCGCGCGGCGGGCATTTTGCGAGCTTCAAGGAGCTCTTCACGCCCGACGCGCTTTATCTGTTCCACATGAAGTACTGCGATCTGGAGCAGTATGGCGGCGTGATGGACCGGCGCAACGTCGCGGTGGCATCGTCCGGCATCAAGAAGGGCGAGACCGGGATCGGCGGCCACTGGTTTCCCGATGAGCGTGGCGAGGACGAGGCGATCTTTCGCGCCATTCTTTCAAAGCCCGTCGTGCGGGGGTTCGAAATGAGCCAGTATCGCAAGAAGATGCACGATGGCTGGTCGAAACGCGGCGAGGAGCTCTGGCAATTCCCGCGCGGGGAGTTCGAGCATCTTCATGAGCTCCCGGAGCGGTTCTTCGGGTTAGTCTAA